A stretch of the Notamacropus eugenii isolate mMacEug1 chromosome 2, mMacEug1.pri_v2, whole genome shotgun sequence genome encodes the following:
- the ELK4 gene encoding ETS domain-containing protein Elk-4 — MDSAITLWQFLLQLLQEPQNKHMICWTSNDGEFKLLQAEEVARLWGIRKNKPSMNYDKLSRALRYYYVKNIIKKVNGQKFVYKFVSYPEILNMDPMAVGRIEGDCETSGFNEVITNSKDLENGGKEKPPQPCAKASSRNDYIHSGLYSSFTLNSLNSSNVKLFKSIKIENPAEKLAEKKSPQEPTPSVIKFVTTPSKMSSIAPIPSTISAGPTISTTSEETLQALETLVPQKISSPETPSSIPYIMTTFTTTPPVSSISPSLQDPSRSPSPPLSPNADLDIDTDIDSVASQSVGLSQNFSLEPKDQELALLEKESTNPSSRSKKPKGLELAPTLVITGSDPSPLGILSPSLPTASLTPALFSQTPILLTPSPLLSSIHFWSTLSPVAPLSPARLQGANTLFQFPSVLNSHGSFTLSSLDGPSTPGPFSPDLQKT, encoded by the exons ATGGACAGTGCTATTACACTGTGGCAGTTCCTCCTTCAGCTCCTTCAGGAGCCTCAGAACAAGCATATGATCTGCTGGACCTCTAATGATGGGGAGTTCAAGCTTTTGCAAGCAGAGGAGGTGGCTCGACTCTGGGGAATCCGTAAGAACAAGCCTAGCATGAACTATGACAAGTTAAGCCGAGCTCTCAGATACTACTATGTAAAG AATATCATCAAAAAAGTGAATGGTCAGAAGTTTGTGTACAAGTTTGTCTCTTACCCAGAGATTTTGAACATGGATCCAATGGCTGTGGGGAGGATAGAGGGAGACTGTGAAACTTCAGGCTTCAATGAAGTCATCACCAATTCAAAAGATttggagaatggagggaaagagaagccaCCCCAGCCATGTGCCAAGGCCTCTAGCCGCAATGACTATATACACTCTGGCCTCTACTCTTCATTTACTCTCAACTCTTTGAACTCCTCCAATGTAAAGCTTTTCAAGTCTATAAAAATTGAGAATCCAGCTGAGAAACtggcagaaaaaaaatctccccagGAGCCAACACCTTCAGTCATCAAATTTGTGACAACACCCTCCAAAATGTCATCAATCGCACCTATTCCTTCTACCATTTCAGCTGGCCCAACTATTTCTACAACTTCAGAAGAAACCCTCCAAGCCTTGGAGACTCTAGTTCCTCAAAAAATATCTTCTCCAGAAACTCCATCTTCCATACCCTATATTATGACCACTTTTACCACCACACCTCCTGTTTCTTCCATATCTCCCTCTTTGCAGGATCCTTCCAGATCACCTTCACCACCCTTGAGTCCTAATGCAGACCTAGACATTGACACAGACATTGACTCAGTGGCTTCTCAGTCCGTGGGCCTCTCTCAAAACTTTTCATTGGAGCCCAAAGACCAGGAGTTAGCACTGCTAGAGAAAGAGAGCACAAATCCTTCATCAAGGTCCAAGAAACCCAAAGGGCTAGAGTTGGCACCTACTCTGGTGATCACAGGCAGTGATCCAAGCCCCCTGGGAATATTGAGTCCTTCTCTCCCTACGGCTTCTCTCACTCCTGCACTTTTTTCACAG ACTCCTATCTTATTGACGCCAAGTCCCTTGCTCTCCAGTATCCACTTTTGGAGTACTCTCAGTCCTGTTGCTCCTTTAAGTCCAGCCAGACTGCAAGGTGCTAACACCCTTTTCCAG tttccttctgtccTGAACAGTCATGGGTCATTTACTCTGTCTAGCCTGGATGGACCATCCACACCTGGCCCCTTTTCTCCAGATCTGCAAAAAACATAG